The Xiphophorus couchianus chromosome 6, X_couchianus-1.0, whole genome shotgun sequence genomic interval CTGTGATATTATTTTGCTGACTGAAAGTCATTAAATTTAagctgttttctctttctttttctttaaattggcAGAAGATAACTTCTTCTGCAACGGGTGTGACTCCAAGTTCTCGGAGGAAGACTCGCTGAAAGATCACATGGGTCAGGTCCATAGCGACAAGCCATACAAGTGCGACTGTTGCCAGGCCGCCTTCCGCTACAAAGGCAACCTGGCCAGCCATAAGACAGTTCACACCGGTGAGTGCTTTTTACGGTCAGCTGTAGCTCTTTGATGCAGCCACGCTTGTTCCTCGCTCAACCTGTCCGCGTCTACTTCCAGGTGCAAAGCCGTACCACTGCAACATCTGCGGGGCTCAGTTCAACCGTCCGGCCAACCTCAAGACTCACACGCGGATTCACTCTGGAGAAAAGCCATACAAGTGCGAGACGTGCGGTTCTAGGTTTGTGCAGGTGAGAAGATCAAGAAGCGCCGACCtttgaaatcattttaagaCGGCCGCCTATGTTTCAGTCCGGTCACCGTTTCTGTCTCTTGCCTAACCAGGTCGCCCACCTCCGCGCCCACGTGTTGATCCACACGGGAGAGAAACCGTACCCCTGTGAGATCTGCGGAACGCACTTCCGCCACCTTCAGACGCTCAAGAGCCACATGCGCATCCACACGGGAGAGAAGCCTTATCATGTAATCCTATTATCCATCACTTGTTCTCAATGACAGGAGGACTATCAGTTCACCCTGTGTGATCCTTGAGTAGTTCTAAAggcataaaagaaaatataaaagccCAACATGAAGTCATAATTACAAGCTTTAACGTTATAATTATGAtaacaaaagtaataattttgagagtcagtcataattatgagaaagaaagtcataattttgacaTTCAAAATCGATCTTAAGATCGAAAGTCAGTCTCAATTTTGATATAGTCATTACTTCAAAATTAGAGTTTTGACATTCAAAGTCATGATTATGAGAATAAACGTGATAATTATGAGACATTGAATCTCAtgattatgactttgaaagccAAAATCTTGACTATGAATCCCATAATTATAACTTTGTATCTCATaagtatgactttaaatcttaaaactttctattgggcttttatttttatttttttttttttatggttaaaAAGTTCTTCATGCCATAGTTTAATGCACCATTTCTGACagtgcatttttttattgtgttctttCTGCAGTGTGAAAAATGTGACCTCCACTTCAGACACAAGAGTCAGCTCAGGCTTCATCTCCGACAGAAACACGGCGCCGTTACAAACACCAAGGCTCAGTACCGCAGGTCTCCCGGCAACATGGTCGCCGGCCCGGTGAACTCCTCCTGAGTTAGCCGCCGGCCACCGCTTACGGACtaagtcaaaaaaacaaacagagcgGACGCTCAAGTGTAATatctgcctctttttttttttttccgggcTTACACATGTTGCACATATCCACGTGTGAGAGACGCTAGTCtgcgcttttattttgaatgtccCAACAACAGAATGTACGTCTTGAATGTGAATCTGAGTGGGTATTTCTTCGTTTTGCAAATACCTCGACAGAATGTCAGCCCTCTTTGTCGCTCGATTAGAGAATCACTGTTACACTTTGGTTTTAGATGAGGTATGAACCTGCCCAGTATTGATGCAGTCTGATGCAGTCATGATGCCGatttgaacttttctttcaTAAAGCTCTTTGTGTAaataagatatatatatatatatatatatatatatatatatatatatatattatatattttcagatAGCTACTATTTGCTGGCAGAGTGTGAATATAGTATTAACATTTGGTACATTTTTTCCTCATGACTGGCTTGACTGTcagtcatgctgtgggctttttatttttgctgtgtcaTAGTTTGTGGAACATGCTGTAATATTTACAGactgtcatttgttttaaaactccCTACTTTTTGTacatattgaattttttttcacagatttatttttttttttttgagcttGGTGTCTTGCACATGCCCATGATGTTGTAATATATCTGTGTTCATACATTAGCTTGAGTATTTCTACTTTAAATGTTCTCAACGGCTCCTTAAACCCTGTTCCCGGCACTTTTatattctagtttatttttgtaaatgtgattCTTTCTCTAATATTTGGTGCTGCAGCAATCCATTTCCCCCTAagggattttttcccccccttacTTAACCGTGCGCTTTGTAAAACACTCATCATATTTGGCAGATTTTCTGTGccttacatttacatttctctGTTGGCTTTTTCCACAGACTGacaattatttgtattttaattgtgaCCATCTGAAAGCTCTGGTACTTCACTGCTGTGTTTATAGTCAACATATAAACACAGCAGTGAAGTACCAAGGCATGTGTTTGCCTTGGTACTCGAGCTAATTAATGCATATGCATGTTAAGGTACCGTTGATTTGAAAGCACCTCACCTGAAGGGTGAAGCTCTTTAATGTGCAGACACCAGGCCTCAAGCTAAAACACTCAGGAATATCAGTATTATGTAAGCAAATGTGTTTCTAATGGCAATTGAATATacatatgaaatatatttataaatatatttatatatatgacaataaaatgtgtattgTGAAGCATATATGCATCACTCCTTCATTTTTGGGTGTTAAATTACCACTATGAGACTTAGTGACATATTTATAATGCCGAAACCTGACTACattaaaatatgactaaatgaTGAAGTAAAGATGAGTAGacttgtaaaactaaaaaacaaactctaTCACAACACATTTTCAGGGATGCAGACTGCTTCAAACCGTGTTAAACAGGAGCCTGGGCGGCCTACACAAAGCACTCAGTTTAACCCCATTTAAACGATAGGATTAGTTAAAAGTGAGATGGTGAGCCAACCGTTctcgtccaacatcagtgtctgacctcacaaatatGTTTCCTGGAGAACGGTCTGATATTCGCATTAAAAACATTCCTAAACATTGTGGGATAATAATTAGCATATTATTGCAAACATGCCGTATTTGATCATTTCACATCAGGATGAGTTCTGGTTCTCACAGACCTGTTAGTCTGTATTTAAGAAGCAATTCTATTCTACACTAAGGACCAGTATTTACTGCACCTGCACAGCACATTTTCcatcattaaaaagtttttttttttttttttttttttttttacataatcacAACTATTACATGTATTTTTCATCCAGATTAAtggtttgtaaaaacaaacttccaacTGGACGTTTCGAGCCCTCGGCATGTGTAAAGTTGGCAacgttttctttgtgtttcaccAAGGAAAATTTCATCACCATTAAGCTTCTTTATAGTttacttaaaatgtcttgacatgGACACCCAGGGTCACAAATACAGTTTAGTCAAGTTAAGGTACATTCAAAGAAAACTTGGTTTTCTACAAGGGAGGCCTCTGTCTTTGTACACATATGTGCATGAATGAATGACATATAGAAAAATGTCCATACAGACCTTATGAAGGCTTCATGGACGCTTCCCAGGTGTATTTCAGACTAGTCATCCTGACATGGCTTGGGTTAGCTCCGCCCACTGACGGTGATAAGGCCGACAGATAAATTCAGGATTCGCTGCAGCAGAAGACCATGTCATTAAACAGTGAAATACATTTCTGCTTGCTGTAAATTgctgttttattaatacatattATAACTATATGATTAGTATTAGAATCATCAAATCATTGCTTAGTTCACTTTTTCATACGACAGCTTTAATTGACTATATAGTTAGGCCTATTGAGTGAAATTTAAACCTGGTTATGAAGTTGTGTTTTCAGTACGCCTTTGACCGAAATGACTTGTTGAACTTGCTCCTCCGAGTCTGGATTAGTTTGAGGCGTTTCTATGTTAAATGTCTGTCTTCTGATCtataaatgactaaaaacaacgatatacatataaataaaaacaatacgaTCTTAACAAAACTTCAGAAATagtaaaactattttaacaaacaacgttttgtctttttttttttgttcataaactccgaaaacatgaatttaaataTGGGATAttccgccccctgctggttgaTGATGTGAGGTTTAAAACTTGAATAGATCTTTGCTATCAATAGCACACGCAGTGCTTTGAACAAGTATGTCCCCCTTCCAGGTCTCTCCAGTCTGTGCTTTATTTTCCTCTCCTCTAAAGGTTTCAGGTCATTACGGAAATTTTTGGATCAAagataacatgaaaaaaatacaaaaaacaaatagaaccATAAAGTCAagtcaattcaaaaatacttcattcaTATCGCAGCAGGAAGTACATTGGGTGAAAATTTATTCGATGTGTGTAAAATTTTGTCAATATAACGTTAATGTCGAAAAAATGGTCCAATGTCGCTTCCattcaattaaaaaagtaattaaaatcacacagaaTACGTTTGTGATAGGTCATTAAAAACTGCTCACGCACCTTCGAGCAGTGGctacatccggttgttgatcatgtgactcatgcgACGAGAACGTTTCTTTTCCTTTGCAGTTTGgcgaaaaaaaacaatttctataaagccaaaaaaaaaaaaaaaacaccttatccaagtgaaaaatgtgtttttagtctaataattttttttcttcaacatttgcatgtttttattgagccaatttattttcaaaaagtcaaattgcACAGACttgctcaatggaaacacagctgtcTACACATTGTGTTGGATTTTGACTCTGTGTTGATATTAACATATGTAGTGATGTGTACTGCGTGTGGCTACTGAAACAGGATTCAACACAGCTCACAGTTGACTTTGATAGGTAttctggataaaaataaatttaataactcaaaatgttatgattttGAAAACTATATATTGGTTATGATATTTGGAATCATAACCAATAtatcacacaaaacaaaaacccctcaatgttttgttttcactttccATCTTTATGAATCCTCCTCAAACAcatcatacaaaaaaaaaaattccttttcatctacatatttatttcaacttGTCCCAGATGTTATTTCCTCAATGAAGTGCATCAAAATGTTCTGCTAAAGACAGGTCTCACTCTTCCCACCTCTCCCCCCCAACCAGACGCTGGATGCTTCCACGTGGAGCAGCCGCTGTCCAAACATGACACAGATGTagaattgaattcaatgagatgCCTGAAAGGTTATTGGCAGATCGATGAAGAGTCTACTCGGTCCTTGTCGCCAGGTCACATGACAGTTTGGTCTGAAGCATCACAGCTCCTTCTCACGACATGATACTGCGAAGACATTAGTGCTAAGTACCATGTTGATGATAGCGTTCAGCGTCTTTGATAAAATTATAAGCGTCTCCAGAGGAGAAGCGCTGAACGGGTCGATGGCGAGTAGCTGCTGGGCATCTCCTCCCGTCCCCTGGCCCCCAGCACCCGACACCCAACTCCATCACCACCGCACGCCGTGTTCGCACGAACAGCGTCGCGTTTACAAAAAGACATGGAAATCAAATGGAAAACGAACATAAAAACTCATCTGGAAGGACatagaaatgcattaaagtaGTGCCGATGTGgataaaaagaaacttaaaaagataaatgaatGTAGCTGGGAGGAACTCAAGCTTCTTTGTCCAGGATGGCTTTCAcatcagcaaacacctggagggACAGGAAACAAAAGGGGGGGGCTTAGTTTCACTCTGgggttcaaaaaaaaaaaagaaaaacaaacatcgtCTCCATTCATTCCAATTCagcatttccacattttggtCACGTTACAACAGCAAACTTTAAGTCGAAGTGGAAGATTAATGATGTGTGATTTTCTAATTTGGTTTACTGTacatgtaaaaatctgaaaaatgtggcatgcCTCTAAATCTGGGTTCCTCAAAACTTTTCCAGGTTGAGGAccatttaacaaacactcacGGACCACCTAACTGGAAAATACCCCCACAATAACAACATCTTAATAAATACAGCCTGAAATTACAATTTTAGTCTCAAGTCACTTATTGTTGTCTTTGTTCATCCTAATGAGAAAGTTGATGCTGTTTAGAAGACGGCCATGACAAACCATGAACAGGTCGACTCGGGgcgttttgagttatttacagactCTGGAAGTGTGGATATCCAATGAcagcaaatcaaaacacaaagttgttcTTTACTACAGCTGCTGTGTGCATTAAGAACATTTAGggtatttgtaatttagaagcatTACAAGACTTGAGTTGCactggcagaaacaaaaatgacaaaagtcgTTGATGTGTGAGCAGAGCACTATCAACAAGCaaagttgtaaaaaacaaagaacagtccTCATTAACCGAGCCTGGAGTCCTACAGTTCATGGCAAAGAACTGTTCAAAAGAGTCGAATCACTAGTGAACAACACGTCAACACTGACAGAAGATATCACTTGGCTTCTTCTGGTCATATAACTAATCCTGTTATTGCTTTCCTTCCACCAgtgtcttcagtttttctttttgagtgaTACAATTTTATccattatcatttttaaaaaacagtctTTTGTTAAGCTAACTTTGAGCTTAACAAAAGATTAAGCTCAAATTTTAATCTTGAGCTTACGATTTGAGCTCTAGTCACGGTAAATAAACAGTTGcttacatgcagtaccttgcGGGCCACTAGGGGGCGCCCGCGGACCACGGTTAGAGAAAGACTGTTCTGAATTAAAACCCAAAGGGCTTCAGATGTCACCTGACTGAGATGATTGTTAAAGAACCAGCATGATGGAGACAGCGGACAGGTTCTGTTCTTTTCActacaaaacaaaacgaaaTAAAATCATATCTAAAATTATGACCAGTTTGGatagcattaatcagagaagcaggaGAGAGGGACATGGTAACTGTGAAAGAGCTGCAGAGGagtatttattgatttaaaggaTAACCGTCTGTGATGCAGCATCTCATTGCCGAGAGCGTCCTTAGAAAACATCCAAGGTTTAGCCAagaactccacaaatctggcctttatgaaggtacagaaagaagaaacctgtaaaaagttttgtttgatgCTCACAATACAAAGgcatgccgcacttttcagatttttatttgcggaaaatgttgaaaaccttGAATCAGTTCCCTTCATGTCGTCTCCTTCCTTAAACCATGTCCCAAGTCATTtgtcaaaagacaaaaatgctcttgtcaaaaaaaaaaaacaacttaagctCATTATTGTAGCAAAGTGACggtcaaaaaagacaaaacgtGGAAATGTTTCAGCGGGCTTTAAGAATGGCGAAACAGAAAAGTGACGAGCCGTATCGAGGCGCGGTGTTTCCTCACTTCGTCCACGGAGCGGGAGGCGTCGATGGTGCGCACCTTGCCATGTTTCTGGTATTGCTCGATGATTGGTCGCGTAGAGTTCAGGTAGGTTTGGATTCTGCGtaagaacaagaagaagaagaagaaacggcaGCTGGTAATTGGGGTCAGGCCACAAAGGGGACTCGAACGAGACGTAAATCAGGCCAGCGACAGACGCAGGTATCCAGTCGGCCAGTTAAATAGGCCAGAGCAATCAGACATGCTGGATTTTAGTTGGACTTCTTCACACAGAAACCAATCAAACAAGCATGCATTCAGCACTCAGCAGACGTCTCACCTTTTCTCCAGGCTCTCTCTGTTGTCATCTGTTCGTCCGCTGCTCTTCCCTCTTTCTAAACATCTGTCGATGCAAACCTGTGCACATATCACATCTTCATATTTTATGTGTTGGACTAAAATAAGCCGGATGTGGGTTCAGATGCCCCGTTCGGTGGCGTACCTCGTTGCTGCAgtcaaagaaaagcacaaacttGACGTCTGCTTTGCCGTCCATGACCCGGTTCCAGCCCTGCAGGTTGTCCTCGTTACGAGGGAAGCCATCGATTAGGAAATAGCTCTTGGTCTGGTCTTTGGTCATCGTCTCTTCCATGGACTAAACGGGGAATAAAGCACAAAAATGGCAACAGCTGCACGTTAcgaaatgtgcacaaaactttgttgcAGAAACACAACTTTGCAAttgtgatgtttccattaaataagaaacatgattaaaatcCCAAGATTGCTTATGcaacaagtcattaaaaaacacgcCTCTATcctccagctacttcctgttgttgtcttcttcatggtttgcgccagtggtAACAttcagttgttgatcatgtgactcctgtgatatggaaaaagtgtttccgatgctgttttgtgaaataaacccaTTTCGATATGGCCAAAATTAACGTGCTTTCACTGagcaaatttactttaaatgttaaattgtgcaattatatggtcaaaaGACACAGTTATAGACttaatttgtgtaaatattaacaCATCTAGTACAGCATACAAGTAATCAGGCCTGCGTTTTGGCTTTTAACTTATCACACAGGTTTGGGTTGGTTTGTGTAGCTTTTCCAAATGGAACAAATAACATAATTCAAAATTGTACTATACATAGCAAAATACATGTGAGTATCATAACCAAAATACGACGAATTAAGctcatttctttttgaaatgtcaaattttgcGATTATATGGTGAATGCAAACGCAGCAGGTTTGCATGACTGGTACAAACAAAGTTGGAGCggctcacagagcagctgtgaAAACTTTCAGAACAGAACAACAGATGTTCACGAAAGAAGCAGAATAAATAACCTCTTGGAAACcctggagcagctgcaggaatGTTTATTGTGACACGCTGGCTTTCTTTCATTGCActaataaaaagaacattttgaaataaactctGTTGAGTCATCTCCCCAACCTCCTTAAGggcttgaaatgttttgtgtttttttccagattgaGTCCGTCCGACTCAAACCGAGTGGAGTGCTCCGTCTGGCGGGccggctctgattggctgagcctTCCTTCGCCGTTTTCACCTAAACCGCTGTCAGTTTTCCATCTTTGCAGGTATGATGGTGGGTTAAAACCCATCTGTGATGCAGGTCTGAGCATGACAGGATGAGGGGAAGTTTGGAAGGACATCAACTTCTGTCATGCTGTTGAAGCGTACATCGCTTTTAATGCGCCACTGTGCTGAATGGTGCGTGAATACTGGGATCAGTGGTGTGAGTTTCACTCTATTCTGCTGCATCTCTCTTAGCATGACATAGTCATCTAGATTTTTGGAGTCTTACTGAAAGCCATATACAGTTGTCtattttttgaaatgtaatttttttaaaaatttgctttgtgtttttctatcatTTGAAGCACTTTGGGATTTCTATCTTGAAAGGTGCTACATCAATAAAGTCTTACGTCAATAAAGTTTTACTCCATTGACCAGCCATACACATTTGTCTGTGGTCTGATGTATAACTAGgcagtaagaagaaaaaaaaaataacaaaaataaaatgtgcctgaaaaaagaaaatgaattttcatttgaaaaccactgaaaaaagaaatgggtCTCTGTGTCACAACAAATTTGTACCCCAGAGAAACAGTCAGAAGATCTTAGGAACTCTAATCAGctcaataaaaatttaaatacattttttttaaaaggcttcagtcacatttattttaaaggaacGTAAAGGGAGTACCACTAATTTCGCCAccacattttgagattaatctaaaaaaaaaaacaacaacatagaaaagcttcaaaagttgaaaacgtTCAACTTCCTAAACTCAAGAGATTTTTGGCAGGAATGTACCTCTTTTGTTTAACtttctacaatggccctaatattcCGTCATAGTTCTTTCAGTcacactaaataaaataaaaaaagtgtttttcctgCATTAATAAAACTGATCGACTAAAGATTAGCCTGGCCCTGACGACGTTGTATGCAGAAGTTGTATGGTTCTGCATACAACTTCATCTAAGCTGAAGTTGTATGCAACTTGTACGCAGGACCTGGACCTGATGCGTTACCTGTCTGAGTAAGCTGATGGTGATCTCCACCGGGACGATTTTGCCTTCTTTGATATAGTTATCGATGAGCTGTCCAAACTCAGACCCTTCTCTACCTCGCTCTGCCCTCAGCAAATCTCCAGCTGACAAATGAGTGTAGTTGTAggcctgaaacacacacacacagacatacacacacacacacagacttaGAGAAAACATTAGAATTTTCACATGATCAACTGATGCTCGGTGTTAAAACACAACGAATGCATCCATTTCTTGCTCCATTTTTATCCAAACAAACGATGAGTGCTTTATCAGACTGTAAGCGTGCAGCTAAGAAAAAGTCGGCTGTTTGTGCCCTGAATGAAAAGAGCTTCTGTCATTCAGGTCTGACTGCTGCTCTGTCAACGTGGCAGCCAACACCCAATCACACTGGTTCAAAGTCTCCATCATAAACACTTGCTACCAAACGTCTAGCATGTACGCCACTTGGGAATGCTTTTAGCAGGAAAGCAGTTTTACAGTTAAACACAAACAGTCGGAGGACAGGAAGAAAGATGCTAAGCTAACAAATGGGAACTGGTTTTTCTTCTATAACCGGTCTGTAAACAAAGTCCTCTTGAAGGTGATATGCTCGCGTTACTGAAAGTGGCTATGAGATTCTATAGAATATTTGGCTGCTTTTTAATTCACTTTACATTCCATTTTGAGGTTATTTTGGCGCAGAACAAAATTTGGATCAAATGAATTATTATCTTATAAATCTCAGCAATACAACACCTGGAACTGAATGCTTGTAAAACAAGAGTGTGAAGGGGCTCGTGTGAGAACATCTGGAGAGGCAAAAGCCAacgaggtggattagcagagccaGCCAAAAAGCGACGGTGCTGTCCAGGAGACGCTGCTATGGATGGAACACCGTCTCTGCTTCCCGGATACTGAGCCGTTAGCGTCTCAGGACAGCCGTCAGACcgtcatacagcaacagtcttcagtcagaggcctcaaCAGCTTCCTTCggaagactgactgctacaggaaatcCCTACAGAGCATCACCAGTGCTTTTGAAGATATTTCCATGAAACGAGCTGCGACATTTGGGACAGATAAAGTGTTTTCAAACTGAATTGGGATTCGTGAGAGATAAACCGATCGGCATCAATAATCTGTGAAACCGTGTCATGAAAGtttaaattcacttttcatTAACGTCATCAACCAGCATCTTCTTGTTCCTTCTGGATAATAaccacacagcagcagcagagcctcCGGACATCACTGAAGCAGAAAACGTAAAAATAGCCACAGAGAAAGATTTCAAACAGGATTACCAAAGACAATTTTGACTCTAAAGCTCGCTAGTAGCTAGCCAGCCAATAAAGTAACCCCTCTACCTCGTGTGTTGATCTATTTTTGCCTATTTCAACAACTTCAACTGGTCACGTTTCATATTTCCATGAGAGAAAATACACTGAGAAGAGGCTAAAGCTTTAGGCTCGGTACAGTGAACTCCATCTCGTCAGTAAGTCAATAGATGTTTGCAAAAACATGTATCTCTGTTTGATGAAGGGGGTCCCACTGCCCTCCAGACTGGCTCTGGTTGTTACATAACTGCAGCTGAACCGAGCAGGCGGTGGGAAGGAGCCAACATCCTGCCGGCTCTGTTTGCTCTGCGTCATGTTCGCTTCGCTCATCCATTCAGCTGTTTGCTCTGGATAAAACTGGCGCTCTACAGAAAACTCGTCTTGGTCTCATTGGCATCATTAAACGTGTCTTTCCCGCTTCCGGTGTGGCAGGTTCTGCTTGTTTATAAGCGCCATAGCATCAGAGCAAAAACGGAGCTAACTGGCTagctaacatttatttttggaggACAAGCGGAAGCCGATAAATAAAGACATGGTTACTGCATCGTTAATAAAAAGGTAATAATGAGTCAAAGCACTCAGAGCTTCTCGTGTCACCTAGCTGCACCTTCGCAACGGAAGTCGCCAGATTTCATTGTCTTTCCTCCATCATACCTCCACTATTTTGGAGCACTGCGTCCCTTTGCCGGCGCCGGGCCCGCCCAGGACGAAGATAACCTTCGGCTTCATGATGTGCGACACCCGCTTCAACAAGCTCTGCGACGCGTTACCGAGCAAGCGGCCCAACATAAACCAGCACCGAGGGAGCGGGGAGGCGGCGCCGTGGTGACCGGTGAGTGCGTGTCAGTTGTGTCGGTCGGTGGAAGAACAGGAAGACTTCCACTTCCGCTGTTGACTTCATCCACCAATGAGGTTTCCCCACACGGTGAGTGATGCAGAGTCGTGACCACGCCCTCCCAGTGcacttgttatttttttcaatgcagAGGTCGGGTGACGcccctccctccatctctctctttttctctctctctctcttcctccctccgcTGCCTCTACAGCATCAGCACCTCCAAACCGTACAAGACGACCAGCCGCTGGGAAGAGGATGCTCTCCCCTCCGTTATGATCCACAGCCTGGCGATGAGGCGGCTAACCGAGGGGCTGATGGTATGCTTTTATCACGTCCATTCCGCCTCGCTGCCTCCATTCATGATGCACCATTCATGGGTCTCCGCGGATGGAAGCACACTGCGAGGAAAGCATTAAAACATCCGCCGCTGGCTCCGCCTTTACGAGCTCGCCTTTTCGCATCTTCTGTTTCCATGTAGGTCAGAGCGATGAAGACCCCGATTTTGGCTTCCGAGGGCGCCGCGTGAATTTCGGGCAAATCCGAGGAAAGCCGAGCGAACAAAAGGCATCCCAgccctcatcctcctcctcctcctctgacgCACCTGGCTGCCCTGTCG includes:
- the cmpk gene encoding UMP-CMP kinase, producing the protein MLGRLLGNASQSLLKRVSHIMKPKVIFVLGGPGAGKGTQCSKIVEAYNYTHLSAGDLLRAERGREGSEFGQLIDNYIKEGKIVPVEITISLLRQSMEETMTKDQTKSYFLIDGFPRNEDNLQGWNRVMDGKADVKFVLFFDCSNEVCIDRCLERGKSSGRTDDNRESLEKRIQTYLNSTRPIIEQYQKHGKVRTIDASRSVDEVFADVKAILDKEA